The Pseudomonas berkeleyensis genome includes a region encoding these proteins:
- the cobF gene encoding precorrin-6A synthase (deacetylating), whose amino-acid sequence MKTLLLVGIGAGDPDYITYQAIKALRRSDVIFLMDKGAAKHKLNALRREICARFLEGHTPRFAEGLQPEREREAVDYRASVDELNRDKQAVFEQLIDEQMADGETAAFMVWGDPSLYDSSIRIIEAIAARRSDFVYDVIPGITSLQALTARHRIPLNSIGRAVEITTGRLLAEGWPQGVDSVAVMLDAKDTYRRFVGQGLHIYWGAYVGTADEILIAGPLDEVAERIATTRAEARERNGWIMDSYLLRKESRRIF is encoded by the coding sequence ATGAAAACCCTGCTGCTGGTCGGCATCGGCGCCGGCGACCCGGACTACATCACCTACCAGGCGATCAAGGCGCTGCGTCGCAGCGACGTGATCTTCCTGATGGACAAGGGGGCGGCCAAGCACAAGCTCAACGCCCTGCGCCGCGAGATTTGCGCACGTTTCCTTGAGGGGCACACACCGCGTTTCGCCGAAGGCCTGCAACCGGAGCGCGAACGCGAGGCGGTGGACTATCGCGCCAGCGTCGACGAGCTCAACCGTGACAAGCAGGCGGTGTTCGAGCAGCTTATCGACGAGCAGATGGCCGATGGCGAAACGGCGGCATTCATGGTCTGGGGCGACCCGTCGCTGTACGACAGCAGCATCCGTATCATCGAGGCCATCGCCGCGCGGCGCAGCGACTTCGTCTATGACGTGATTCCTGGTATCACCAGCCTGCAGGCGCTGACCGCACGCCACCGCATTCCGCTTAACAGCATCGGCCGCGCCGTGGAGATCACCACCGGCCGCCTGCTCGCCGAAGGCTGGCCACAGGGCGTGGACAGCGTGGCGGTGATGCTCGACGCCAAGGACACCTATCGCCGCTTCGTCGGCCAGGGCCTGCATATCTACTGGGGCGCCTACGTCGGTACAGCCGATGAAATCCTGATCGCCGGCCCGCTGGATGAGGTGGCCGAACGCATCGCCACCACCCGCGCCGAAGCGCGGGAGCGTAATGGGTGGATCATGGATAGTTATTTGTTGCGCAAGGAAAGTCGGCGGATATTCTAA
- a CDS encoding LysR family transcriptional regulator has translation MAIPRFDGVELFLQIVESGSLTEAAERLNLTRSAVGKGLARLEARLGTRLLQRSTRRQWLTEDGQAYYEHCLRARAELEAAEAVLESGRQQPRGRLKASVPLAFGHHYAAPALWRLLDSHPELEVEISFSDRRVDMLQEGFDLAVRIGALPDGDRLSARRLGEQVMSLGAAPAYLQRHEPIERIEDLARHRLIGYGSAAPSPGWQLADEQGRMHHARIASALWLDDLQSVADAAIAGMGLAWLPSWLLAHYVLRGQLQPVLAAYRCQPLPIHVIWPTAPHMPAKTRCAIDALVTATPSCLAGT, from the coding sequence ATGGCCATTCCACGTTTCGATGGCGTCGAACTCTTTCTGCAGATCGTCGAGAGCGGCAGCCTGACCGAGGCCGCAGAGCGCCTGAACCTCACCCGCTCCGCCGTGGGCAAGGGCCTGGCGCGGCTGGAGGCACGCCTGGGCACACGCCTGTTGCAACGCTCGACCCGGCGCCAGTGGCTGACCGAGGACGGCCAGGCCTACTACGAGCACTGTCTGCGCGCCCGAGCCGAACTGGAAGCCGCCGAAGCCGTGCTGGAAAGCGGCCGCCAGCAGCCACGCGGGCGGCTGAAAGCCAGCGTGCCGCTGGCCTTCGGTCACCACTACGCCGCGCCAGCCCTGTGGCGCCTGCTGGACAGCCACCCCGAGCTGGAGGTGGAGATTTCCTTCTCCGACCGCCGGGTGGACATGCTGCAGGAAGGTTTCGACCTGGCGGTGCGCATCGGCGCCTTGCCGGACGGCGACCGCCTGAGCGCCCGCCGCCTGGGCGAGCAGGTGATGAGCCTGGGCGCCGCACCTGCCTACCTGCAGCGGCACGAGCCGATCGAACGGATCGAAGACCTAGCCCGGCACCGCCTCATCGGCTACGGCAGCGCGGCACCCTCGCCAGGCTGGCAACTGGCCGACGAGCAGGGGCGCATGCACCATGCGCGGATCGCCTCCGCACTGTGGCTGGATGACCTGCAATCCGTGGCCGATGCCGCCATCGCCGGCATGGGCCTGGCCTGGTTGCCGAGCTGGCTGCTGGCGCACTACGTCCTGCGCGGGCAACTGCAACCGGTGCTGGCGGCCTATCGCTGCCAGCCCCTGCCGATCCATGTCATCTGGCCGACCGCACCCCATATGCCGGCCAAGACCCGCTGCGCCATCGACGCTCTGGTGACCGCGACACCAAGCTGCCTGGCCGGCACCTGA
- a CDS encoding vWA domain-containing protein, which yields MAKKALSIRPRTATGADARNRPGRLGGGLRGAARSGADGRIDWPASLRQGRPQRREQLVLRPRSQRADELWLVLVDASASTRRHGALSLAKGVLAELFDSAYRQRVRLAVLQAGGLEAQWLWQGRKASAELHRWLHELGAGGGTPLLDALNQAGDWLLRRQRAKPSERQRLLILTDGRLRDLPTLTPLPCPTLLLDTERAPIRLGRARQLAQALQADYQHIDDLAPGVPGRTWRTP from the coding sequence TTGGCCAAAAAAGCCCTGAGCATCCGCCCGCGCACAGCCACAGGCGCGGATGCCCGCAACCGGCCCGGACGACTCGGCGGCGGCCTGCGTGGCGCCGCCCGCAGCGGTGCGGACGGGCGAATCGATTGGCCGGCGTCCCTGCGCCAGGGACGACCACAACGTCGCGAGCAGCTGGTGTTGCGCCCGCGTAGCCAGAGGGCCGACGAGTTGTGGCTGGTGCTGGTGGATGCCTCCGCCTCGACCCGTCGCCACGGCGCCCTGAGCCTGGCCAAGGGCGTGCTCGCCGAGCTGTTCGACAGCGCCTATCGCCAACGTGTGCGCCTGGCCGTGCTACAGGCCGGCGGCCTTGAAGCGCAATGGCTGTGGCAGGGGCGCAAGGCCAGCGCCGAGCTGCACCGCTGGCTGCACGAGCTGGGCGCTGGTGGTGGTACGCCGTTGCTCGATGCACTGAATCAGGCGGGTGACTGGCTGTTGCGGCGGCAACGAGCGAAACCGAGCGAACGCCAGCGCCTGCTGATCCTCACCGACGGCCGCTTGCGTGATCTGCCTACGCTGACGCCCTTGCCGTGCCCAACCCTGTTGCTCGATACCGAGCGCGCGCCCATCCGCCTGGGCCGCGCGCGCCAGCTGGCGCAGGCGCTACAGGCCGACTACCAACATATCGACGACCTGGCGCCCGGCGTGCCGGGGCGCACCTGGAGAACCCCATGA
- a CDS encoding AAA family ATPase encodes MRLLHYMEIENFKRFGECQRIELDHPAVLIGPNNCGKTSAIQALALWSQAVRTWYDVRKESSAKERTATSLNRLNIVAVPVTRTRFFWHNTQVRKANKDIPLIITVGVEFKGKICSLPMRFRSQGDELVYCSPDESVISDLEFISYAANLKVELLYPMSGLDTEEPVLQPGRVDVLLGQGRTADVLRNLCLTVYKSSTNDWNRVTQLMRRLFNIELGKPEETTRGSITLNYRQHGVKEALDISSAGRGMLQMLLVFAYLYSHKGGVLLVDEPDAHLEILRQKQVYVLLRDIASENGSQVVLVTHSEVILDEALDRNLTLLLEGRADDLAKRQDIRNSLKHFGAEHYVKARERGYVLYVEGGTDIDMLRALAERLEHPAISIWDERINTFYVQNNYPLQDVNAELERVEGGFGITPIDHFNGLRNLLPDLKGLAILDNDGQNRQDRDLGSLSIRYWRRYETENYFITPELLKRYAISQYPTDDLFSTQILTTIEESLAEIIKASVFDDSRTDYEAWTNSPPEAARLIWEAKTERRKLSTIAEDFFRTLSRKLGGSMLLKKGELHRLMPQAELSSSAAAEVSAKLDLLYQLFKNSLGHEEHDKELDE; translated from the coding sequence ATGCGTTTATTGCACTATATGGAAATCGAAAACTTTAAACGTTTCGGAGAATGCCAACGTATTGAGCTTGATCATCCAGCAGTTCTAATCGGCCCTAATAATTGCGGAAAAACAAGCGCCATACAAGCTCTAGCCCTATGGTCACAAGCAGTAAGAACCTGGTATGACGTACGCAAGGAATCATCGGCTAAAGAGCGCACTGCAACATCACTTAACAGATTAAATATTGTTGCTGTACCAGTTACACGAACACGTTTTTTTTGGCACAACACCCAAGTCCGCAAGGCCAATAAAGACATTCCTTTAATAATCACAGTCGGCGTAGAGTTTAAAGGAAAAATATGCTCTTTACCTATGCGATTTCGCAGCCAAGGTGATGAGTTAGTATATTGTTCACCAGATGAATCCGTCATAAGCGATCTTGAGTTTATTTCATACGCCGCCAACCTAAAAGTTGAACTTCTTTATCCAATGTCAGGCTTAGATACAGAAGAACCTGTTCTACAGCCAGGAAGAGTCGACGTCCTGTTAGGACAAGGTCGTACTGCTGACGTTTTAAGAAATCTTTGCCTAACTGTATACAAATCATCAACTAATGATTGGAATCGTGTCACGCAATTAATGCGCCGACTCTTCAATATTGAGTTAGGGAAACCAGAAGAGACTACTCGCGGAAGTATAACTCTAAATTATCGCCAGCACGGAGTTAAAGAAGCATTAGACATTTCCTCAGCAGGACGCGGGATGCTACAAATGCTTCTTGTTTTTGCATACCTATACTCTCACAAAGGTGGTGTATTATTAGTTGATGAGCCAGATGCACATTTGGAAATACTCCGTCAGAAACAGGTTTATGTTCTTTTACGCGACATAGCTAGTGAAAATGGCTCACAAGTTGTTTTAGTAACTCACTCAGAAGTAATCCTTGACGAGGCCCTAGATAGAAATTTGACTTTATTACTAGAAGGTCGAGCAGATGATCTAGCGAAGAGGCAGGATATTCGGAACAGCTTGAAGCATTTTGGTGCCGAGCATTATGTCAAAGCTAGAGAGCGGGGTTATGTTCTCTACGTAGAAGGAGGCACAGACATTGATATGCTTCGAGCATTAGCCGAACGACTTGAGCATCCTGCTATATCAATCTGGGATGAGCGAATTAATACTTTTTACGTTCAAAATAACTATCCACTTCAAGATGTTAATGCAGAACTAGAGCGAGTTGAGGGTGGTTTTGGCATAACACCTATTGATCACTTCAATGGCTTACGCAATTTGCTACCTGACCTAAAAGGGCTAGCGATATTAGATAATGACGGTCAAAATCGACAAGACCGAGACCTTGGCTCTTTATCTATTCGTTATTGGCGGCGCTACGAAACTGAAAACTACTTTATAACTCCCGAACTTCTAAAGCGCTATGCAATCAGCCAATACCCCACCGATGATTTATTCTCCACCCAGATTCTTACGACAATTGAAGAATCTCTAGCAGAGATAATAAAAGCTTCTGTCTTCGATGACAGCAGAACTGATTATGAGGCATGGACAAACTCACCTCCTGAGGCAGCTCGCTTGATTTGGGAGGCCAAGACAGAACGGCGTAAGCTGAGCACAATCGCAGAAGATTTTTTCCGTACTCTATCGCGAAAACTTGGCGGTAGCATGCTACTCAAAAAAGGGGAGCTACATCGATTAATGCCTCAAGCGGAGCTTTCAAGCAGTGCTGCTGCAGAAGTAAGCGCCAAATTAGACTTACTTTATCAATTGTTTAAGAATTCTCTTGGCCACGAAGAACATGATAAAGAGCTAGATGAGTAA
- a CDS encoding ATP-binding protein — protein MTDLHFPLAAVVGADALKLALCLAAIDPAIGGVLIEGPRGMAKSTLARGLADLLDGGRFVTLPLGASEERIVGTLDLDAALGEGRAQFSPGLLARADGGVLYVDEVNLLPDHLVDLLLDAAASGVNHVERDGISHRHAARFVLIGTMNVEEGELRPQLLDRFGLNLALDGQPQPAERAEIVRRRLAFDAGPEAFLQRWQTEQAALAARCQNARQRLADIPLDDAALGEISQRCFAAGVDGLRADLVWLRAARAHAAWRGAAGIEPVDIEAVEDFVLRHRRRQQQPTAATPPERRQAPQQAQEQSQGEGQWGELPAQPQAMGERRVPPRWPKKP, from the coding sequence ATGACCGACCTCCACTTCCCGCTCGCCGCCGTGGTGGGCGCCGATGCGCTCAAGCTGGCGCTGTGCCTGGCGGCCATCGATCCGGCCATTGGCGGTGTACTGATCGAGGGGCCGCGCGGCATGGCCAAGTCCACACTGGCCCGCGGCCTGGCCGACCTGCTCGATGGCGGGCGCTTCGTCACCCTGCCGCTGGGCGCGAGCGAGGAGCGCATCGTAGGCACCCTGGATCTGGACGCCGCGCTGGGCGAAGGCCGTGCGCAGTTTTCCCCCGGCCTGCTGGCCCGTGCCGACGGCGGTGTGCTGTATGTCGACGAGGTCAACCTGCTGCCGGATCATCTGGTCGATCTGCTGCTCGACGCCGCTGCCAGCGGGGTCAACCATGTCGAGCGTGACGGCATCTCCCATCGGCACGCCGCGCGCTTCGTGCTGATCGGCACCATGAACGTCGAGGAGGGCGAGCTACGCCCGCAACTGCTCGACCGCTTCGGGCTCAACCTGGCCCTCGATGGCCAGCCGCAGCCGGCCGAGCGCGCCGAGATCGTCCGCCGCCGCCTGGCCTTCGATGCAGGCCCCGAAGCCTTCCTGCAACGCTGGCAAACCGAGCAGGCTGCCCTCGCTGCCCGCTGCCAAAATGCTCGCCAGCGCCTGGCCGATATCCCGTTGGATGACGCCGCTTTGGGTGAGATCAGCCAGCGCTGCTTCGCCGCGGGTGTCGATGGCTTGCGTGCCGATCTGGTTTGGCTGCGTGCCGCCCGTGCCCATGCCGCCTGGCGTGGCGCGGCGGGCATCGAGCCTGTGGATATCGAGGCGGTAGAGGACTTCGTCCTGCGCCATCGCCGTCGTCAGCAACAACCGACGGCTGCCACGCCGCCCGAGCGGCGCCAGGCGCCGCAGCAGGCGCAGGAACAGAGCCAGGGTGAAGGGCAGTGGGGCGAGCTGCCGGCGCAGCCGCAGGCCATGGGCGAACGACGCGTACCGCCGCGTTGGCCAAAAAAGCCCTGA
- a CDS encoding MFS transporter: MPGSNTSSAVALDPPRAGRDGLALTAICLVALMFGLEISSVPVILPTLEQQLGTRFQDAQWIMNAYTLACTSVLMAAGTLADRFGRRRVLVLCLWLFGLASLACGLASDASTLIVARFVQGIGAGAMMICQFAILSHQFREPAARARAFALWGVIAGVGLGFGPMVGALILQLTDWRWVFLVHVPLSVLTLVLLHLSVEESRDPAAQRLDIAGMASLTLSVFALVYFITQGTESGFASPGMLGWAGLALLGLVSFVVIERRSAHPMFDFSVFRIARFNGALMGSVGMNLGFWPFIIFLPIYFQVGLGYSTLATGLALLAYTLPALLVPPLAERLALRHGAERIIPLGLGMIGVGFMLMAGANLASQPDAVLILAGCVLAGIGLGLTNSPTTNTTTGAVSPDRSGMASGIDFSARLITLALNIALMGLVLVLGIGQHLAEALPPSTAALWSGFSQDIAAGKLTTLSWPGQVAEEGAAIAQAALRQGTGWAMFYAGLGSCGLSLLSWLFFRRGRS; this comes from the coding sequence ATGCCTGGTTCCAACACGTCTTCGGCCGTGGCGCTCGACCCACCGCGTGCCGGCCGGGATGGTCTGGCCCTGACCGCCATCTGCCTGGTGGCGCTGATGTTCGGCCTGGAGATTTCCAGCGTACCGGTGATCCTGCCGACCCTCGAGCAGCAACTCGGGACGCGCTTTCAGGATGCCCAATGGATCATGAACGCCTACACCCTGGCCTGTACCAGCGTGCTGATGGCGGCGGGTACGCTGGCGGATCGTTTCGGCCGGCGGCGAGTGCTGGTGCTGTGCCTGTGGCTGTTCGGCCTGGCCTCGCTGGCCTGCGGCCTGGCGAGCGATGCGAGCACGCTGATCGTGGCGCGCTTCGTCCAGGGCATTGGCGCCGGGGCGATGATGATCTGCCAGTTCGCCATTCTTTCGCACCAGTTCCGCGAACCCGCCGCCCGTGCCCGCGCATTCGCCCTGTGGGGCGTGATCGCCGGTGTCGGCCTGGGCTTCGGGCCGATGGTGGGTGCGCTGATCCTGCAATTGACGGACTGGCGCTGGGTGTTTCTCGTCCATGTGCCACTGAGTGTGCTGACGCTGGTGCTGCTGCACCTGAGCGTGGAGGAATCACGTGACCCCGCCGCGCAGCGCCTGGATATCGCCGGCATGGCGAGCCTGACCCTGAGTGTTTTCGCCCTGGTCTACTTCATCACCCAGGGCACCGAGAGCGGCTTTGCCAGCCCGGGCATGCTCGGCTGGGCCGGCCTGGCGCTGCTGGGCTTGGTGTCGTTCGTGGTCATCGAGCGGCGCAGCGCGCATCCGATGTTCGATTTCTCGGTATTTCGCATCGCGCGCTTCAATGGCGCCCTGATGGGCTCGGTGGGGATGAACCTGGGCTTCTGGCCCTTCATCATCTTTCTGCCGATCTATTTCCAGGTAGGCCTGGGTTACAGCACCCTCGCCACCGGGCTCGCCCTGCTGGCCTATACCCTGCCGGCGTTGCTGGTGCCGCCGCTGGCCGAGCGCCTGGCCCTGCGCCATGGTGCCGAGCGCATTATTCCGCTGGGTCTGGGCATGATCGGTGTGGGGTTCATGCTGATGGCCGGTGCCAACCTGGCCAGCCAGCCCGATGCCGTGCTGATCCTCGCCGGCTGCGTGCTCGCCGGTATCGGCCTGGGGTTGACCAACTCGCCCACCACCAACACCACCACGGGGGCGGTATCGCCTGATCGTTCAGGCATGGCCTCGGGCATCGACTTCAGCGCGCGGCTAATCACCCTGGCCCTGAATATCGCCTTGATGGGGCTGGTACTGGTGCTGGGTATCGGGCAGCACCTGGCCGAGGCGTTGCCGCCGAGCACGGCCGCATTGTGGTCTGGTTTCAGCCAGGATATCGCGGCCGGCAAACTGACTACCCTGAGCTGGCCGGGGCAGGTTGCAGAGGAGGGTGCGGCCATCGCCCAGGCGGCGCTGCGCCAGGGTACTGGTTGGGCCATGTTCTACGCAGGCCTGGGTTCTTGTGGGTTGAGTCTGCTGAGTTGGTTGTTCTTCCGTCGAGGCCGCAGCTAG